The Microbacterium sp. LWH7-1.2 genome window below encodes:
- the pcaH gene encoding protocatechuate 3,4-dioxygenase subunit beta, with product MTATQPDSRGEEAFSSSVVLEQTVAAPESLLASPDQLTQNEITQEIVDYHAATARREAAGEKLNISLHDFPPYRSSLLRHPTKNPKLVDPETIELWSPAFGQRDVAAIESDLTLQHIGEPQGERMTVEGRLLDSWGRPLANQLVEIWQANAAGRYIHQRDQHPAPLDPNFTGAGRTVTDDNGYYKFTTIKPGAYPWKNHVNAWRPAHIHFSIFGSGFTQRLVTQMYFPGDPLFPLDPIYNTIWRQKDRDRLIGLYDHDLSVPEFSMGYRFDIVVDGPDATWFEPEEGEH from the coding sequence ATGACCGCGACCCAGCCCGATTCCCGGGGCGAGGAGGCGTTCTCGTCGTCGGTGGTGCTCGAGCAGACCGTGGCGGCGCCCGAGTCGCTGCTGGCATCGCCCGACCAGCTGACGCAGAACGAGATCACCCAGGAGATCGTCGACTACCACGCCGCCACCGCGCGGCGCGAGGCCGCCGGCGAGAAGCTCAACATCAGCCTCCACGACTTCCCGCCGTACCGGTCGAGCCTGCTGCGCCACCCGACCAAGAACCCCAAGCTGGTCGATCCCGAGACGATCGAGCTGTGGTCGCCGGCGTTCGGGCAGCGTGATGTCGCCGCGATCGAGTCCGACCTGACGCTGCAGCACATCGGCGAGCCCCAGGGCGAGCGCATGACGGTCGAGGGCCGCCTCCTCGACTCGTGGGGGCGACCGCTGGCGAACCAGCTCGTCGAGATCTGGCAGGCGAATGCCGCAGGCCGCTACATCCACCAGCGGGATCAGCATCCCGCCCCCCTCGACCCGAACTTCACCGGCGCCGGACGCACCGTCACCGACGACAACGGGTACTACAAGTTCACGACGATCAAGCCGGGCGCCTACCCGTGGAAGAACCACGTGAACGCGTGGCGCCCCGCCCACATCCACTTCTCGATCTTCGGCTCGGGCTTCACTCAGCGCCTCGTGACGCAGATGTACTTCCCGGGCGACCCGCTGTTCCCGCTCGACCCGATCTACAACACCATCTGGCGCCAGAAAGACCGCGACCGCCTGATCGGCCTGTACGACCACGACCTGTCGGTGCCGGAGTTCTCGATGGGCTACCGCTTCGACATCGTCGTGGACGGCCCCGATGCGACCTGGTTCGAGCCCGAAGAAGGAGAGCACTGA
- the pcaG gene encoding protocatechuate 3,4-dioxygenase subunit alpha, which translates to MAGATRTKRDLGPATHEPTGGQTVGPFFAFGLDFDKKHQVVFPHSPGSVVLGGTVFDGAGNPIPDSVIEIWSADENGEVPRAHGAFRRDDHSFTGFGRAATTDVGRYEFWTRNPGPVDGGAPFYSVIVFARGLPDKLVTRIYLPEHEDLLAADALLSSLDEDERATLIATRLPDGNLHHDIHLQGEKETVFLAF; encoded by the coding sequence ATGGCCGGCGCAACCCGCACCAAGCGCGATCTGGGTCCTGCGACCCACGAGCCCACCGGTGGGCAGACCGTCGGCCCGTTCTTCGCCTTCGGCCTGGACTTCGACAAGAAGCACCAGGTCGTCTTCCCGCACAGCCCGGGGTCGGTCGTGCTCGGCGGCACCGTGTTCGACGGCGCCGGCAACCCGATTCCCGACTCGGTGATCGAGATCTGGAGCGCCGACGAGAACGGCGAGGTCCCTCGCGCGCACGGTGCGTTCCGCCGCGACGACCACTCGTTCACGGGCTTCGGCCGTGCGGCGACCACCGACGTCGGTCGCTACGAGTTCTGGACCCGCAACCCCGGTCCGGTCGACGGGGGCGCACCGTTCTACTCGGTGATCGTCTTCGCTCGCGGTCTTCCCGACAAGCTCGTGACGCGCATCTACCTGCCCGAGCACGAGGACCTCCTCGCCGCCGACGCACTCCTGTCCTCGCTCGACGAGGACGAGCGCGCTACGCTCATCGCGACGCGCCTGCCGGACGGCAACCTGCACCACGACATCCACCTGCAGGGCGAGAAGGAGACCGTGTTCCTTGCCTTCTGA
- a CDS encoding lyase family protein — protein MPSDRDRPALDAGLLSPVTVGHDETVTDAAYLDALVTAEVALARAFRETGLAPDEAVDEIETEFGWQGALRGCRDHGVDAATLAAAAVAGGNPVIPLVGRLKERVGIDARVWVHRGATSQDIVDTAAMVVARAATSRVVAALVHTGVSLRSLARSRRDEVTAARTLTQHAVPTTVGLRAAGWLRGVERAKERVEDVQHRLPAQLGGAAGTLASFAEIGGADAAAALPAAFAHELGLAAPDAPWHTSRWPITELGDALVQAIDAVGKIATDVATLSRTEIGELAEGAGGGSSAMPQKRNPAASVLIRSAALRAPQLGATLHLASALAADERPDGAWHAEWPTLRELLRLALGATAHAATLVADLHVDTDAVARNLAATGGLIVSERLSIVLGPVRAAAGVADLVTAAAAGGDLAALLAASPDVAAAAAERGVTPEALVADLLDPARYTGLSGRLVDEAAAPTAEEDDA, from the coding sequence TTGCCTTCTGACCGTGACCGGCCCGCACTCGATGCGGGCCTGCTCTCGCCGGTGACCGTCGGTCACGACGAGACGGTGACGGATGCCGCGTACCTCGACGCCCTTGTGACCGCGGAGGTCGCGCTGGCGCGGGCCTTCCGCGAGACCGGTCTCGCGCCCGACGAGGCGGTCGACGAGATCGAGACGGAGTTCGGCTGGCAGGGCGCGCTGCGTGGATGCCGCGACCACGGGGTCGACGCCGCGACGCTGGCCGCCGCTGCGGTGGCGGGCGGCAACCCGGTGATCCCGCTCGTGGGGCGCCTCAAGGAGCGGGTCGGAATCGACGCGCGCGTGTGGGTGCACCGCGGTGCGACGAGCCAGGACATCGTCGACACCGCCGCGATGGTGGTCGCACGCGCGGCCACGAGCCGCGTCGTCGCGGCTCTCGTGCACACCGGGGTCTCGCTGCGCTCCCTGGCCCGTTCGCGTCGCGACGAGGTCACTGCGGCGCGCACGCTGACCCAGCACGCGGTGCCGACGACCGTCGGACTGCGGGCTGCCGGGTGGCTGCGGGGTGTCGAACGTGCCAAGGAGCGCGTCGAAGACGTGCAGCACCGGCTGCCGGCCCAGCTCGGCGGTGCCGCCGGAACACTCGCGTCGTTCGCCGAGATCGGCGGAGCCGATGCCGCGGCCGCCCTTCCCGCCGCCTTCGCCCACGAACTCGGGCTCGCCGCGCCCGATGCCCCGTGGCACACCAGCCGCTGGCCGATCACCGAACTGGGCGACGCGCTCGTGCAGGCGATCGACGCCGTCGGCAAGATCGCCACCGACGTCGCAACCCTCAGCCGCACCGAGATCGGCGAGCTCGCCGAGGGCGCCGGCGGCGGGTCGTCGGCGATGCCGCAGAAGCGCAACCCCGCAGCATCCGTCCTCATCCGCTCGGCTGCGCTGCGCGCGCCCCAGCTCGGCGCCACGCTGCATCTCGCATCGGCCCTCGCCGCCGACGAGCGCCCTGACGGCGCGTGGCACGCGGAATGGCCGACGCTGCGCGAACTGCTGCGGCTCGCGCTCGGCGCGACAGCCCACGCCGCGACGCTCGTCGCCGACCTGCACGTCGACACGGATGCGGTCGCCCGCAACCTCGCGGCCACCGGAGGGCTCATCGTCTCGGAGCGCCTCTCGATCGTGCTCGGGCCGGTGCGGGCAGCGGCAGGCGTGGCGGACCTCGTGACCGCAGCCGCCGCGGGCGGCGATCTGGCCGCACTTCTCGCCGCGTCGCCCGACGTCGCCGCCGCCGCCGCGGAGCGCGGGGTGACCCCCGAGGCACTCGTCGCCGACCTGCTCGACCCCGCCCGCTACACCGGACTCTCCGGCCGTCTCGTCGACGAGGCTGCCGCACCCACCGCAGAGGAGGACGACGCGTGA
- a CDS encoding alpha/beta fold hydrolase — translation MTVPAISLTGPAGPSTTSGTTGAPLLVLGPSLGTSTLLWDRVIPALAEHYRVALWDLPGHGAAPASTEGFTIAELADAVAAAIDGPFLYAGVSLGGAVGLELLLRHGDRIGAAAILCSGARIGTPEGWHERAAQVRAQSTSSLIIGSAQRWFAPGSIERDPDLTGRLLHVLQNTDDESYARCCDALAAFDVRDRLGEIATPVLAVWGDHDAVTPEASAREIAAGVQRGEAIGIPDASHLAPADSPAATAALLLDFFGTVAAERAA, via the coding sequence GTGACCGTCCCCGCCATCTCCCTCACCGGCCCCGCCGGCCCCTCGACGACCTCGGGGACGACGGGCGCGCCGCTGCTCGTGCTCGGCCCGTCGCTGGGCACCTCGACGCTCCTGTGGGACCGTGTGATCCCGGCGCTCGCCGAGCACTACCGCGTCGCCCTGTGGGACCTGCCCGGTCACGGCGCCGCGCCAGCGTCGACCGAGGGGTTCACGATCGCCGAGCTCGCCGACGCCGTCGCCGCTGCGATCGACGGACCGTTCCTCTACGCCGGGGTCTCACTCGGGGGCGCCGTCGGGCTCGAGCTGCTGCTGCGCCACGGCGACCGGATCGGCGCCGCGGCGATCCTGTGCTCGGGCGCGAGGATCGGCACGCCTGAGGGCTGGCACGAGCGGGCCGCGCAGGTGCGGGCGCAGAGCACGTCGAGCCTCATCATCGGGTCCGCGCAGCGCTGGTTCGCGCCGGGCTCGATCGAGCGCGATCCCGATCTCACCGGGCGGCTCCTGCACGTGCTGCAGAACACCGACGACGAGAGTTACGCCCGCTGCTGCGACGCGCTCGCCGCCTTCGACGTGCGCGACCGGCTGGGCGAGATCGCCACCCCGGTGCTCGCGGTGTGGGGCGATCACGACGCGGTCACACCCGAGGCATCCGCTCGCGAGATCGCCGCGGGTGTGCAGCGCGGCGAGGCGATCGGGATCCCGGATGCCTCGCACCTGGCGCCCGCGGATTCCCCGGCGGCGACCGCCGCGCTGCTGCTCGACTTCTTCGGCACGGTCGCCGCGGAGCGTGCCGCGTGA
- the pcaC gene encoding 4-carboxymuconolactone decarboxylase: protein MSRPEGEGLTDAERYDQGMVVRREVLSDAHVDRAIAGTTELTADFQDFITRVAWGDIWSRPGLDRRSRSVAVLTALIALGHHEELAMHLRAALRNGLTVDEIKEVILQAGLYCGVPAANTAFRIAKDVFAEVQ from the coding sequence GTGAGCCGGCCAGAGGGTGAAGGCCTCACCGACGCCGAGCGCTACGACCAGGGCATGGTCGTGCGTCGCGAGGTGCTGTCGGATGCGCACGTCGACCGCGCGATCGCCGGCACGACCGAACTGACCGCCGACTTCCAGGACTTCATCACCCGCGTCGCGTGGGGCGACATCTGGTCGCGCCCGGGGCTCGACCGCCGGTCACGGTCGGTGGCAGTCCTCACGGCGCTCATCGCGCTCGGACACCACGAGGAGCTCGCGATGCACCTGCGCGCGGCCCTGCGCAACGGGCTCACGGTCGACGAGATCAAGGAAGTGATCCTGCAGGCCGGGCTGTACTGCGGAGTCCCGGCCGCCAACACCGCGTTCCGCATCGCGAAGGACGTGTTCGCCGAGGTCCAGTAG
- a CDS encoding 3-oxoacid CoA-transferase subunit A: MIDKTVGSVEEAVAGIRDGATIMIGGFGRAGQPVELIDALIAQGATDLTIINNNAGNGDVGLAALLAKKRVRKILCSFPRQHDSWVFDGLYRAGEIELELVPQGNLAERIRAAGAGIGAFFSPTGVGTQLAEGKEIREIDGRVYALEYPIKADYALVSAYRADRWGNLVYRQTARNFGPIMAAAATTTIVQVDELVPLGALDPEAVVTPGIFVDRVVAVGERAWLDQGGFTGGVDIEGRPIAGAAASGTEVDQ; the protein is encoded by the coding sequence ATGATCGACAAGACCGTGGGCTCGGTCGAGGAGGCTGTGGCCGGCATCCGCGACGGGGCGACCATCATGATCGGCGGCTTCGGGCGGGCCGGGCAGCCCGTCGAGCTCATCGACGCCCTCATCGCGCAAGGTGCGACCGATCTCACGATCATCAACAACAACGCGGGCAACGGCGACGTGGGGCTCGCCGCACTCCTCGCGAAGAAGCGGGTGCGCAAGATCCTCTGCTCGTTCCCCCGCCAGCATGACTCCTGGGTGTTCGACGGCCTCTACCGCGCCGGCGAGATCGAGCTCGAGCTCGTGCCGCAGGGCAACCTGGCCGAGCGCATCCGCGCGGCGGGGGCGGGCATCGGCGCGTTCTTCTCACCCACGGGCGTCGGCACACAGCTGGCGGAGGGCAAGGAGATCCGCGAGATCGACGGCCGCGTCTACGCGCTGGAGTACCCGATCAAGGCGGACTACGCCCTGGTGAGCGCGTACCGCGCCGACCGGTGGGGCAACCTCGTCTACCGCCAGACCGCCCGCAACTTCGGCCCGATTATGGCAGCGGCCGCGACCACGACGATCGTGCAGGTCGACGAGCTCGTCCCGCTCGGCGCGCTCGATCCGGAGGCCGTCGTGACCCCCGGCATCTTCGTCGACCGCGTCGTCGCGGTGGGGGAGCGCGCGTGGCTCGACCAGGGCGGGTTCACCGGCGGCGTGGACATCGAAGGGCGCCCGATCGCCGGCGCCGCAGCATCCGGGACGGAGGTCGACCAGTGA
- a CDS encoding 3-oxoacid CoA-transferase subunit B, translated as MATRITREQLAARIAADIPEGSYVNLGIGAPTLVADYLPEDQEIILHTENGMLGMGPSPAEGEIDPDLINAGKQPVTALAGAAYFHHADSFGMMRGGHLDVCVLGAFQVSQGGDLANWSTGAPGAIPAVGGAMDLAIGAKNVYVMTDLLTKTGESKLVEACTYPLTGVGCVTRVYTDHAVFDVTPEGFAVREAFGDNTVELLAELTGLELTDAAARGIREGE; from the coding sequence ATCGCCACCCGCATCACGCGTGAGCAGCTCGCCGCGCGCATCGCGGCGGACATCCCCGAGGGCTCGTACGTCAATCTCGGCATCGGAGCGCCGACGCTGGTGGCCGACTACCTGCCCGAGGACCAGGAGATCATCCTGCACACCGAGAACGGCATGCTGGGCATGGGGCCGTCGCCCGCCGAGGGCGAGATCGATCCCGATCTCATCAACGCCGGCAAGCAGCCGGTCACCGCTCTCGCGGGCGCCGCGTACTTCCACCACGCCGACTCGTTCGGCATGATGCGCGGTGGACACCTCGATGTCTGCGTGCTCGGCGCGTTCCAGGTGTCGCAGGGCGGCGACCTCGCGAACTGGTCGACGGGCGCTCCCGGCGCCATCCCCGCGGTCGGCGGCGCGATGGACCTCGCCATCGGCGCGAAGAACGTCTACGTCATGACCGACCTCCTGACCAAGACCGGCGAGTCGAAGCTCGTCGAGGCGTGCACCTACCCGCTCACCGGCGTCGGCTGCGTCACGCGGGTCTACACCGACCACGCTGTCTTCGACGTCACACCCGAGGGCTTCGCGGTGCGCGAGGCCTTCGGCGACAACACCGTCGAGCTCCTCGCCGAGCTGACGGGCCTGGAATTGACGGATGCTGCGGCCCGCGGCATCCGGGAAGGTGAGTGA
- a CDS encoding thiolase family protein, with amino-acid sequence MTTYVYDAVRTPFGRAGGALAGVRPDDLAAVVMKATIERTGLEPGRVDDVIFGDANQAGEDNRNVARMGALLAGFPTSVTGVTVNRLCASSVEAVIQGSRAIDAGDVDVVLAGGVESMSRAPFVVEKSPRPWPSVGNQTLWNTSIGWRMTNPKLPKHWTISNGESAELIAREWGISRDAQDEFAVRSHRLAAQAWAEGVYDAETVQVPGAELSRDEGIRDDTSVEKLAGLKALFAADGEGSVTAGNSSPINDGASAVLLGREGVLPTEPLARITGRAAHGVDPDQFPIAPIDAANKALARAGRSWADVDFVELNEAFASQSLACLAGWPDLDPEKLNIHGGALAIGHPLGASGGRIIGHAAHELARRGGGVAVAAICIGVGQGLAVVLER; translated from the coding sequence ATGACCACCTACGTGTACGACGCCGTCCGCACGCCCTTCGGCCGCGCCGGCGGGGCGCTCGCGGGCGTCCGCCCCGACGACCTGGCGGCCGTGGTGATGAAGGCGACGATCGAGCGGACCGGCCTCGAACCCGGCCGCGTCGACGACGTGATCTTCGGCGACGCGAACCAGGCAGGCGAAGACAATCGCAATGTCGCGCGCATGGGCGCTCTGCTCGCCGGCTTCCCGACGTCGGTGACCGGCGTCACGGTCAACCGGCTGTGCGCCTCGTCCGTCGAGGCGGTCATCCAGGGCTCGCGCGCGATCGACGCGGGCGACGTCGATGTCGTTCTGGCGGGCGGCGTCGAGTCGATGAGCCGCGCGCCCTTCGTCGTCGAGAAGTCGCCGCGGCCGTGGCCGAGCGTCGGCAACCAGACGCTGTGGAACACGTCGATCGGGTGGCGGATGACCAACCCGAAGCTGCCGAAGCACTGGACGATCTCGAACGGCGAGTCCGCCGAGCTCATCGCCCGTGAGTGGGGCATCTCACGCGACGCGCAGGACGAGTTCGCAGTGCGCTCGCACCGGCTCGCCGCCCAGGCGTGGGCGGAGGGCGTGTACGACGCCGAGACGGTGCAGGTGCCGGGCGCCGAGCTCTCCCGCGACGAGGGCATCCGCGACGACACGTCGGTGGAGAAGCTGGCGGGGCTCAAGGCGCTGTTCGCCGCCGACGGCGAGGGCAGCGTCACGGCGGGGAACTCGTCGCCCATCAACGACGGCGCCTCGGCGGTGCTGCTCGGTCGCGAGGGCGTGCTGCCGACCGAGCCGCTCGCCCGCATCACCGGTCGAGCCGCGCACGGCGTCGACCCCGACCAGTTCCCGATCGCGCCGATCGACGCCGCGAACAAGGCGCTCGCGCGCGCCGGGCGCAGCTGGGCCGACGTGGACTTCGTGGAGCTCAACGAGGCCTTCGCATCCCAGTCGCTGGCCTGCCTGGCGGGCTGGCCCGACCTCGACCCCGAGAAGCTCAACATCCACGGCGGGGCACTCGCGATCGGCCACCCGCTCGGGGCGTCGGGCGGCCGCATCATCGGCCACGCCGCGCACGAGCTCGCCCGCCGGGGCGGCGGCGTCGCGGTCGCGGCCATCTGCATCGGCGTGGGCCAGGGCCTCGCCGTCGTGCTCGAGCGCTGA
- a CDS encoding IclR family transcriptional regulator C-terminal domain-containing protein, which yields MQSLVRGLAVIRAFDAEHPDLTLSEVARRAAIPRAAAGRFLRTLEDLGYVRGSAGSGVGRTFALTPRVLELGFSYLSALSIPEIVQPHLERLSREVDESVSAAVLDDGDIVYIARVPTRRIMSVRITIGTRFPAFATSMGRVLLAGLPAAALDELLAASVLPSLTERTVTDAAQLRAELDRVRAEGWSLVDGELEPGLRSVAVPLRDRRGDVVAAVNVSTSATRDTVEHVLERHLPALQQTAAAIDAELRLV from the coding sequence ATCCAGTCCCTGGTGCGCGGGCTTGCGGTGATCCGGGCATTCGACGCAGAGCACCCCGACCTGACCCTCAGCGAGGTCGCCCGCCGCGCCGCCATCCCGCGTGCCGCCGCGGGTCGCTTCCTGCGCACCCTCGAGGACCTGGGCTACGTCCGCGGGTCGGCGGGGTCGGGCGTCGGCCGGACGTTCGCGCTGACCCCGCGCGTGCTCGAACTGGGCTTCAGCTACCTGTCGGCGCTGTCGATCCCCGAGATCGTGCAGCCCCACCTCGAGCGGCTGTCGCGCGAGGTCGACGAGAGCGTCTCGGCCGCGGTGCTCGACGACGGCGACATCGTCTACATCGCGCGCGTTCCGACCCGGCGCATCATGAGCGTGCGGATCACGATCGGCACCCGCTTCCCAGCCTTCGCCACGTCGATGGGCCGCGTGCTGCTGGCGGGCCTGCCGGCTGCCGCGCTCGACGAACTGCTCGCAGCATCCGTCCTCCCGTCCCTCACCGAGCGCACTGTGACAGACGCGGCGCAGCTGCGTGCGGAACTCGACCGCGTGCGCGCAGAGGGCTGGTCCCTCGTCGACGGCGAACTGGAGCCGGGCCTGCGGTCGGTGGCCGTGCCGCTGCGCGATCGCCGGGGCGACGTCGTCGCCGCGGTCAACGTCTCGACCAGCGCCACGCGCGACACTGTCGAGCACGTGCTCGAGCGCCACCTGCCCGCGCTGCAGCAGACGGCCGCCGCGATCGACGCCGAGCTGCGGCTGGTCTGA